A window of the Henningerozyma blattae CBS 6284 chromosome 10, complete genome genome harbors these coding sequences:
- the TBLA0J00100 gene encoding sugar porter family MFS transporter — MADTPTIKPIELNSSSNSTTIEHNEDVCATPSYKDDDEFKKNEFVFEQSNDTTSGIEIPKKPASAYLSVCLMCLMVAFGGFINGWDIGTIGGFVAQTDFIKRFGSPDSTGQVTLSKMRTGLLVAIFNVGCAIGSVTLGRVGDVYGRRLGLIMATIIFVAGVVIQIASTDKWYQYFIGRIIAGIGMGVIAVLSPMLISEVSPKHLRGAMVSCYQLMITFGIFLGNCCNYGTKTYDNSIQWRVGLGLQFAWCLFMVGAMLFVPESPRFLVEKGKIEEAKRSIARSNKVSIDDPSTIAEVEIVQAAVEVERIAGQAGWGELLQTGNKVFQRVIMGIAVLGLQQLTGANYFFYYGATIFKAVGLEDSFQTTIIFGIVNFASTFVALYVVDKFGRRMCLLWGAAAMTCCMVVFASVGVTSLYPNGKDQPSSKWAGNVMIVFSCFFIFSFATTWAPVPFVIISESFPLRVKAKGMALGTVSNQLWNFCIGFFTPFITNAIGFNYGYVFMGCLIFAYFYVFFFVPETKGLQLEDVNIMWEEGVLPWKSNSWVPPSKRDDDYDVDALANDDQPMFKKMFGRH; from the coding sequence ATGGCAGATACTCCTACTATTAAGCCAATTGAACTAAATTCATCTAGTAATTCTACTACAATTGAACATAATGAGGATGTTTGTGCCACTCCTTCATACAAAGACGATGATgaattcaagaaaaatgaattcGTATTCGAACAAAGCAATGATACTACATCTGGAATAGAAATTCCAAAGAAGCCAGCATCTGCTTATCTATCTGTTTGTTTAATGTGCTTAATGGTTGCATTTGGTGGTTTTATCAATGGTTGGGATATTGGTACCATCGGTGGTTTTGTTGCACAAACTGATTTTATTAAGAGGTTTGGTTCTCCAGACTCAACTGGACAAGTAACCCTTTCAAAGATGAGAACTGGTTTGTTAGTCGCCATTTTCAATGTTGGTTGTGCTATTGGATCTGTAACTTTGGGTCGTGTTGGTGATGTATATGGTCGCCGTCTAGGTTTAATTATGGCGACTATTATCTTTGTTGCTGGTGTTGTAATCCAAATTGCTTCTACTGACAAATGGTACCAATACTTTATTGGTAGAATTATCGCTGGTATTGGTATGGGTGTTATTGCTGTTTTATCTCCAATGTTGATTTCTGAAGTTTCTCCAAAGCATTTGAGAGGTGCTATGGTTTCATGTTATCAATTGATGATTACTTTTGGTATTTTCTTGGGTAACTGTTGTAATTATGGTACCAAGACTTACGATAATTCTATCCAATGGAGAGTTGGCTTAGGTTTGCAATTTGCCTGGTGTTTATTCATGGTCGGTGCAATGTTGTTTGTTCCTGAATCCCCAAGATTCTTGGTTGAAAAAGGTAAGATTGAAGAAGCAAAGCGTTCCATCGCCAGATCTAACAAAGTATCAATTGACGACCCATCCACTATTGCTGAAGTAGAAATTGTACAAGCTGCTGTTGAAGTTGAAAGAATTGCTGGGCAAGCAGGTTGGGGAGAGTTGTTACAAACTGGAAACAAAGTTTTTCAAAGAGTCATCATGGGTATTGCTGTCTTAGGTTTACAACAATTAACTGGTGctaattatttcttctacTATGGGGCTACTATTTTTAAAGCTGTTGGCCTAGAAGATTCTTTCCAAACCACGATTATTTTTGGTATTGTCAATTTTGCTTCTACCTTTGTCGCTTTATATGTTGTCGATAAATTTGGGCGTCGTATGTGTTTATTATGGGGTGCTGCAGCCATGACCTGTTGTATGGTTGTTTTTGCTAGTGTTGGTGTTACCAGTTTGTATCCAAATGGTAAAGATCAACCTTCTTCAAAATGGGCTGGTAACGTTATGATTGTTTTCAGTTGTTTCTTCATATTCTCTTTTGCTACAACCTGGGCCCCTGTCCcatttgttattatttctgAATCATTCCCATTGAGAGTTAAGGCCAAAGGTATGGCGTTAGGTACTGTTTCTAATCAACTGTGGAATTTCTGTATTGGTTTTTTTACACCATTCATCACTAACGCTATTGGATTTAATTACGGTTATGTTTTCATGGGTTGCTTAATCTTTGCCTATTTCTACGTTTTCTTCTTTGTTCCTGAAACCAAAGGTCTACAATTGGAGGATGTCAATATCATGTGGGAAGAAGGTGTCTTACCATGGAAATCTAATTCTTGGGTGCCACCATCTAAGAGAGATGATGACTATGATGTAGACGCTTTAGCCAACGATGACCAACCAATGTTCAAGAAAATGTTTGGCAGACATTGA